The DNA sequence GTTGCCTAGGCAACGTGGGGAGGGCATGTGGAGAGGGAGGTACAAAAACACTGGCAGCTCCACTCTGAGTCTTACTCTGAGGTAAATGCAGTCACTGTCAACACAGACAGCCTCAGATAACTTCAGCTACAcactttctttccctttttctctccGTCGGCTCACCTCAAGGCTCAGCCCGGCAAGCAGCCATTCGAAAATGATGCGACCAAAAGATTTACGCCAGGGCTCTGGCACCAAGACCTTTCTTGATGCCATGCATGGGGGTAAAGTTCACCTTGCACGTTTCATCCTAGATGCCTTGGATGGACGCATTATTAactcaaagacagaaaaaagccGCACCCCGCTTATGTATGCTGTCTGCCTGCAAGACAACGGGACCAGGGCCAAGTTCACTCGACTGCTACTGGAAAAAGGAGCAGACGTCAACTGCCAGGATGAGGATGGTCGCACAGCATTGAGCCATGCATGTGAAATGGGCCACCTGGATGTTGTCAAGCTTTTAGTGCAGTTCAGTGCAGATCCGGATGTGTCTGACATCTGGGGTAACAGTCCTCTCATGTATGCTGCCTATTCTGGGCACAGCCAGGTTCTGGAGTTCTTGGTTCGCGCATTCAAAAGACTGGGACTGAAGCTGGACAGAACCAATAACGCTGGTCACTCAGCCATTGAAGTGGCCAACTTCTTTGGACACAAACAGTGTGTCCAGATTCTGAACTTTCCATGCAGGAGGAATGTTGGCACAGATGATCCACTTGCCGATGTGGGTGCCCCTGGTGAAGGTGATTGCCGGCTGCCTAACAGGCTCTCCAGACAGGTTCTGGAGAGGTTCTCAAAGCAGTCAAATACTGAAGACCAATTGCCCAGGGTGTTTCAGAGACAGCAAAGGAATGGAGAAGGCAACGAGCTGCAGAACCACTTATCCAAATGTCCCAGGAGCCAGTCTCAAGAGGACAACCATCGGCACAGCTGGGCTTTGCCTCCTCAGGCAGAGAAAATTGAAGGGGATCGCAGCGTTCTATTTACTGCCAAACAACTGCAAAACTGCCAACTTAAGGAGCTAAGAGGGACTAAAACACTGAACTGTATGCCTGAGCCAAGCCAGAAAGGTGTCAGTCGGGATACTGAACTGCCAGTGCAAACACCAGAGAGCTTTCCTCTCTGGGGAAAAGCAAAATCATTTAACCTGGACCTTTTGGGCACCAGAAAACAGTCCTATCAGGGAGATGTGCAGGACATAAGCGTGTCAGCCAGCAAATTAAAGCGAGCCTCACTGCAAGATGAGAGATGCCTGATAGACAAGATGGAATGTCAAGGTAACACCCGTGGCCTGACAAACGATTCAGACAAAACTGTCTCTGTGCCAAAACCTCTTTTAAATGGCAAGAGTCAGCCCATGAGAGCACTTGAGAACGTCAAACTGCAGAAGGAAGAGACTAATGATATACCTCCATCAAGCAGGAGAGATCAGCAGAAAAGGGAAAGCTTTGGATCGGCCggcagacaaaacaaactgctgtttaCCAGAGGGGAGATGGAGTCAGGGAAGTTGCCCACCCGTACGCCGGGGTTAGTGGGTCTTGGGACAAGACTGCTGCGTCGATTCACAGCGCCAGAGTTCATGAGGATGGTGATAGACTGTTCGTCAGTCTCTTCAAGTGGCAGAGGGCGGATGTCCCGCTCAGAAACCTTCCCCTTCTCTAACACACATCAGCAGGTCAACAGCCAGCAAAGTGTTGACAGCATCAGCGGAGTGAAGTGTGAGTTTGAAAGCTATTCCTCTCAGTCTGTGCTCGAATAGACAGTGGCTCGAATAGGACAGTGGCTTGtgataagattaaaaaaaatactgacaatGCGCTCTGATTGCTTAGTAAAATATTCTATatactgagaaaaataaatattcgaTTACGTTGCAGTTTATTAGTTTTTCTCAATGTTTGTTGatacaaaatgagaaatttaaaGCTTAATGTTCAATTGCATACACCTGCTtacacttttgcttttttaaatttacaatatttataaattaatataagCAGTCTGTGAGGCACTGAAATAGATTATTTTTATGTCAGATATATAAGATTTATAGTATGTTTTTCGCTACTTGttaatgtttctgtgtttaaaaaaatattgtatgtatATTTGCTTAAAGATGTTAATTGACTGTGCACTGTATGATTTATGCTGAATACctaataaatgctttaaaacaccaGCATATTCAACCCGCATTTATGgatgtgtgtttctttgaagGAGGAAAATGCAGGATAAAACATATTCAG is a window from the Channa argus isolate prfri chromosome 16, Channa argus male v1.0, whole genome shotgun sequence genome containing:
- the LOC137101778 gene encoding uncharacterized protein, which codes for MQSLSTQTASDNFSYTLSFPFSLRRLTSRLSPASSHSKMMRPKDLRQGSGTKTFLDAMHGGKVHLARFILDALDGRIINSKTEKSRTPLMYAVCLQDNGTRAKFTRLLLEKGADVNCQDEDGRTALSHACEMGHLDVVKLLVQFSADPDVSDIWGNSPLMYAAYSGHSQVLEFLVRAFKRLGLKLDRTNNAGHSAIEVANFFGHKQCVQILNFPCRRNVGTDDPLADVGAPGEGDCRLPNRLSRQVLERFSKQSNTEDQLPRVFQRQQRNGEGNELQNHLSKCPRSQSQEDNHRHSWALPPQAEKIEGDRSVLFTAKQLQNCQLKELRGTKTLNCMPEPSQKGVSRDTELPVQTPESFPLWGKAKSFNLDLLGTRKQSYQGDVQDISVSASKLKRASLQDERCLIDKMECQGNTRGLTNDSDKTVSVPKPLLNGKSQPMRALENVKLQKEETNDIPPSSRRDQQKRESFGSAGRQNKLLFTRGEMESGKLPTRTPGLVGLGTRLLRRFTAPEFMRMVIDCSSVSSSGRGRMSRSETFPFSNTHQQVNSQQSVDSISGVKCEFESYSSQSVLE